A window of the Buchnera aphidicola (Tetraneura ulmi) genome harbors these coding sequences:
- the infA gene encoding translation initiation factor IF-1, with protein sequence MPKEKNIEMQGVITDTLPNTMFKVKLENGHNVIAHISGKMRKNYIRILTGDKVTVELTTYDLNKGRIIFRSR encoded by the coding sequence ATGCCTAAAGAAAAAAATATAGAAATGCAAGGTGTAATAACAGATACATTACCAAATACCATGTTTAAAGTTAAATTGGAAAATGGACATAATGTAATTGCTCATATTTCTGGAAAAATGAGAAAAAATTACATTAGAATTTTAACTGGAGATAAGGTTACTGTAGAATTAACTACTTATGATTTAAATAAAGGTAGAATTATATTTCGTAGTAGATAA